Part of the Usitatibacter palustris genome, CGCGACTGCGCTCGCATCCGATGGTCGTCGCGAAGGCGGCCGCCGCGCTGTGGAGCCCGCACGAAGTTCGCATCGAGGCGCGCGAAGCCTTGCCACGGCTCGCCGCCTGGCTCGCTGCGCATCACAAGGTGGATTTCCATTGGTCCTCGCCCGTCACCGCGGTCGACGAGCGCGGCTTGCATCACGCCAACGGTTGCGTGGAAGCCGACGCGATCGTGCTGACTGTCGGCGCGGATGTCGCGACACTGTTCCCAGACCGCGCGCGTGAGGCGCAGGTTCGCCACTGCATGCTGCAGATGATGCGAGTGGCCGCGCCCTCGTGGCGGTTGCCCGGCGTGGTGATGACGGACCTAAGCCTGCTTCGCTACGAGGGCTTCGCCACCCAGCCCGCCGCGGCGCGGCTGCGCTTGAAACTGGAAGCGGAATGCGCGCGCGAGCTCGCAGCCGGCGTCCACCTGATCGTCGCGCAGGGCGTCGACGGCACGCTCGTGGTCGGCGATTCGCATCGCTACGCGGACGCGGTGGATCGCGATTCGACGGCGGAGGTCGAGGCCCTGATCCTCGCCGAGCTGACCGCGCTGCTCGATCTTCCGAAACCGCAGGTGATCGAGCGCTGGGTGGGCTCCTACCCGGTCGCGAACGTGAAGCCGGTGCTCGCCGCGCAAGTGGGGCCACGCGCGCGCCTCGTCACCGTCACGAGCGGCACGGGCATGAGCACCGGGTTCGCGATCGGCGAGGAAACCATCGCCGAGTTGTTTCAGTGAACACACACACCCACGATCTGCCGCCGTCCGAATGGGTCCAGCGCTGGGCCGCGATGATCCGTCCCGGTGGCGCCGTCCTCGACCTCGCCTGCGGCGGCGGCCGGCATTCCCGCTGGCTCGCGCGCCTGGGGTTCGAAGTCGATGCGGTGGACCGCGATCCGGCGGCCTTCGTCGATCCCCCGCCACAGGTGCAGGTGCTCGCGGCCGACCTCGAGGCGGGGCCCTGGCCCTATCCGGGCCGGAAATGGGATGCGATCGTGGTCACGAACTACCTCCATCGCCCCCTGTTACCGCGCCTCGTGACCTCGCTCGAACCCGGCGGAATCCTCCTTTACGAGACCTTCGCGCGCGGCAACGAGCGCTTCGGAAAGCCCTCGAATCCGGACTTCCTGTTGCTGCCGGGCGAGCTGCTGGCAGTGGTCCAGGGCGAGCTGCGGGTCATCGCCTTCGAGGACCTGGTCGTGGCCGAACCCCGTCCGGCGGCCGTCCAGAGGGTCTGCGCCCGCAACGAAATGGGGTCGGGCGCCATTTAGTTGGTAAAATCGCCGCTTTCCAAGAATCAAGGCTTTGCCCGAATGCTGACCGGAAGCCTGGTCGCCATCGTGACCCCGATGCTCGCCGATGGCGGGCTCGATTTTCCCCGCCTCAAGTCACTCATCGACTGGCATGTCGCCGAAGGTACCGACGGGATCGTGATCGTCGGCACCACGGGCGAATCGCCGACGGTGGACATGGAGGAGCACGCCGCGCTGATCAAGGCCGCGGTGGAGTTCGCTGCCGGGCGTATTCCGGTGATCGCGGGCACGGGCGGCAATTCGACGCGTGAAGCCATCGAGCTCACGCGCTACGCGCTCGAAGCCGGCGCGAAGTACGGCCTTTCGGTCGTGCCGTACTACAACAAGCCCACGCAGGAAGGCCTCTACCGGCACTTCAAGGCGATCGCCGAAGCGGTCGAGCTGCCGATGATCCTCTACAACGTCCCTTCGCGGACCGTGGCGGACATGCACAACGACACGGTGGTCCGTCTTTCGCAGGTGCCGGGCATCGTGGGCCTCAAGGAATCGACCTCGAACATCGAGCGCGTGACTGATCTCCTGAAGCGCATCCCGAAGAGCTTCGCGATCTTCAGCGGCAACGACGACGCAGCGCTTGCGTACATCCAGCTCGGCGCGAACGGCGTGATTTCGGTCACCGCCAACGTCGCGCCGAAACTTATGCACGAGATGTGCGTGGCCGCGCGCGAGGGGAACTCGCAGCGCGCCATCGCGATCAACAACAAGTTGCTCGGCCTCCACAAGAACCTGTTCCTGGAAGCCAACCCGATTCCCGTGAAGTGGGCCCTGCACAAGATGGGCCGTGTCGCGGAGGGCATCCGCCTTCCGCTTACCCCGTTCGCCTCCCAGTACCACGAGGCGCTTGCCGCCGCGTTGCGCGAGGCGGGCTGCATCGCCTGAACGAATCCAGAGGACCCGCAACATGAAACCGGTTTTCCCCTTCATCGTCCTCGCCGCGCTGGTCGCCGGCTGTGGCTCCGTGACCAAGAGCACCGAGTACACCAGCGCCGCCGCGCGCTCGCCGCAGGCCGCGCTCGAAGTGCCGCCTGAGCTCACGAACCCGACGATCGACGACCGCTTCGCGATTCCCGATCCGAAGACGCAGACGACGTTCTCCACGTACAGCCGTGACCGCGGTACGGCGCCTGCAACCGCCGCGCTCGGCGTGCTGCCGGCACCGACCAACGCGCGCATGGAGCGCGCCGGCGCCCAGCGCTGGATCGTCGTGAAGGCCACGCCCGACCAGCTCTGGCCGATCCTGCGCACGTTCTGGATCGAGACGGGCTTCGTGATGCGCCGCGAGAGCCCCGAGCTCGGCATCATGGACACCGACTGGGCCGAGAACCGCAACAAGATTCCCGAAGACATCATCCGCCGCACCATCGGCCGCGCCATCGACGGCCTGTACTCCACGCACCAGCGCGATCGCTTCCGCACGCGCCTCGAGCGCGGTGCCGAGGCCGGCACGACCGAGATCTACATCGCGCACTACGGCGCCGACGAGGTCTGGACCAGCACGTCGCAGGAAAAGACGGCGTGGCAACCGCGTCCCTCCGATCCCGAGCTCGAGGCCGAGATGCTCGGTCGCATCCTCGTGAAGCTGGGCTACGACGACAAGACCGTGCTCGCCATGGCGCCCAAGGCCGCGGATGGCAAGCCCGGCGCGCCTGCCACCCCGGCAGCACCCGTGGGCAACGCCGTCCTGCAGAACAACGGCGCGGGCCCGCTCGTGATGAACGACAGCTTCGACCGCGCCTGGCGCCGCGTCGGGCTCGCGCTCGATCGCGTCGGCTTCACCGTCGAGGACCGCGACCGCACCAAGGGCGTGTTCTTCGTGCGCTACGTCGATCCCGAAGTCGACCTCAAGGACACCTCGAAGCTCACCTGGGCCGAGCGCCTCGCGTTCTGGAAGCCGACGCCGAAGGCGGCGCAGCCGCAGTACCGCATCTTCGTTGCCGACGCCGGAACGAGCGGCTCGAAGGTGGAAGTGCAGAACATGCAGGGCGCCGTGGAAGCAACGTCCACCGGCAAGAAGATCCTCGGCCTCCTCTACGACCAGCTGAAGTAGTGAGATTCTCGTCGCTCGGGAGCGGCAGCCTGGGCAACGCGCTCGTCGTCGAGCGCGGCACGACCCGGGTGATGATGGATTGCGGGTTCTCGATCACCGAGACCAAGCGCCGCCTCGAGCGCGCGGGCCTCGCGCCCGCGGACCTCACCGCGATCGTCGTCACGCACGAGCATGACGATCACCTCGGCGGCGTGGCCGCCTTCGCCAAGCGCTTCGCGGTTCCGGTCTACCTCACGCGCGGCACCGCGCAGTGGCTGCCCGACGACTTCCCGCGAGTCCTGATCCGCCTCATCGATTCGCACACGGTCTTCGCGATCGGCGAGCTGCAGGTCGAGCCCTTCGCCGTTCCGCACGACGCGCGCGAGCCCGTGCAATACGTGTTCGGCGACGGCGCTTCGCGGATCGGTGTGGTCACCGACCTCGGAACACCTACGCAGCACGTGGCCGAGAAACTCACCGGCTGCGACGCGCTCGTGCTCGAGTGCAACCACGATCGCGACATGCTGATGAACGGGCCGTACACACCCAGCCTGAAGCTGCGCGTCGGCGGCCGTTTCGGCCACCTCTCCAACGCCGACGCGGCAGCGCTCCTCGCGCACCTCGACCGCTCGCGCATGAAGCACGTCATCGCCGCCCACCTCTCCCAGCAGAACAACACGCGAGCCCTGGCAGCGGCGGCCCTTGCGCAGGCGATGGGCT contains:
- a CDS encoding TIGR03364 family FAD-dependent oxidoreductase, giving the protein MARYDLAVAGAGIVGLAHALAAARRGLRVAVVERDARASRSSIQNFGFVTVSGQGASQARAQRSRDAWLEVAGPAGINVEQRGALIVARRAEALAVLEEFAASAAGAGCELLDPARLRSHPMVVAKAAAALWSPHEVRIEAREALPRLAAWLAAHHKVDFHWSSPVTAVDERGLHHANGCVEADAIVLTVGADVATLFPDRAREAQVRHCMLQMMRVAAPSWRLPGVVMTDLSLLRYEGFATQPAAARLRLKLEAECARELAAGVHLIVAQGVDGTLVVGDSHRYADAVDRDSTAEVEALILAELTALLDLPKPQVIERWVGSYPVANVKPVLAAQVGPRARLVTVTSGTGMSTGFAIGEETIAELFQ
- a CDS encoding class I SAM-dependent methyltransferase, with the protein product MNTHTHDLPPSEWVQRWAAMIRPGGAVLDLACGGGRHSRWLARLGFEVDAVDRDPAAFVDPPPQVQVLAADLEAGPWPYPGRKWDAIVVTNYLHRPLLPRLVTSLEPGGILLYETFARGNERFGKPSNPDFLLLPGELLAVVQGELRVIAFEDLVVAEPRPAAVQRVCARNEMGSGAI
- the dapA gene encoding 4-hydroxy-tetrahydrodipicolinate synthase encodes the protein MLTGSLVAIVTPMLADGGLDFPRLKSLIDWHVAEGTDGIVIVGTTGESPTVDMEEHAALIKAAVEFAAGRIPVIAGTGGNSTREAIELTRYALEAGAKYGLSVVPYYNKPTQEGLYRHFKAIAEAVELPMILYNVPSRTVADMHNDTVVRLSQVPGIVGLKESTSNIERVTDLLKRIPKSFAIFSGNDDAALAYIQLGANGVISVTANVAPKLMHEMCVAAREGNSQRAIAINNKLLGLHKNLFLEANPIPVKWALHKMGRVAEGIRLPLTPFASQYHEALAAALREAGCIA
- the bamC gene encoding outer membrane protein assembly factor BamC, with translation MKPVFPFIVLAALVAGCGSVTKSTEYTSAAARSPQAALEVPPELTNPTIDDRFAIPDPKTQTTFSTYSRDRGTAPATAALGVLPAPTNARMERAGAQRWIVVKATPDQLWPILRTFWIETGFVMRRESPELGIMDTDWAENRNKIPEDIIRRTIGRAIDGLYSTHQRDRFRTRLERGAEAGTTEIYIAHYGADEVWTSTSQEKTAWQPRPSDPELEAEMLGRILVKLGYDDKTVLAMAPKAADGKPGAPATPAAPVGNAVLQNNGAGPLVMNDSFDRAWRRVGLALDRVGFTVEDRDRTKGVFFVRYVDPEVDLKDTSKLTWAERLAFWKPTPKAAQPQYRIFVADAGTSGSKVEVQNMQGAVEATSTGKKILGLLYDQLK
- a CDS encoding MBL fold metallo-hydrolase, encoding MRFSSLGSGSLGNALVVERGTTRVMMDCGFSITETKRRLERAGLAPADLTAIVVTHEHDDHLGGVAAFAKRFAVPVYLTRGTAQWLPDDFPRVLIRLIDSHTVFAIGELQVEPFAVPHDAREPVQYVFGDGASRIGVVTDLGTPTQHVAEKLTGCDALVLECNHDRDMLMNGPYTPSLKLRVGGRFGHLSNADAAALLAHLDRSRMKHVIAAHLSQQNNTRALAAAALAQAMGCEESWIGIAAQDEGFAWRDV